From Falco cherrug isolate bFalChe1 chromosome 4, bFalChe1.pri, whole genome shotgun sequence, one genomic window encodes:
- the EIF1B gene encoding eukaryotic translation initiation factor 1b — protein sequence MSSIQNLQSFDPFADATKGDDLLPAGTEDYIHIRIQQRNGRKTLTTVQGIADDYDKKKLVKAFKKKFACNGTVIEHPEYGEVIQLQGDQRKNICQFLLEIGIVKEEQLKVHGF from the exons ATGTCATCTATCCAGAACCTCCAATCCTTCG acCCCTTTGCTGATGCAACAAAGGGTGACGATTTACTCCCGGCGGGGACTGAGGATTATATTCACATAAGGATCCAGCAACGAAACGGAAGAAAGACACTAACAACTGTCCAGGGAATTGCAGATGATTATGACAAGAAGAAACTTGtgaaagctttcaaaaag AAATTTGCTTGTAATGGTACTGTGATTGAACATCCTGAATACGGTGAAGTTATCCAGCTTCAGGGTGACCAGAGGAAGAACATTTGCCAATTCCTCTTGGAG ATTGGCATTGTCAAGGAAGAACAACTGAAAGTTCATGGTTTCTAA
- the LOC102046130 gene encoding prolactin-releasing peptide encodes MWHLISWTPCAQWSPKHLKLVTVYMLVLLVLLSFASGQSRPFKHQIDNRSPEIDPFWYVGRGVRPIGRFGKRQLRSSHSSPGPVSRHLDFILNALWEQKVSDTEDDDW; translated from the exons ATGTGGCATCTGATCTCATGGACACCATGTGCCCAGTGGTCACCAAAGCACTTAAAGCTGGTCACTGTCTACATGCTGGTGCTCTTGGTATTGCTCAGCTTTGCTTCAGGACAGAGCAGGCCATTTAAACATCAGATAGACAACAGAA GTCCCGAGATCGATCCTTTTTGGTATGTGGGCCGTGGTGTTCGCCCCATCGGTCGGTTTGGGAAGAGGCAGCTgagaagcagccacagcagcccagggccTGTGAGCAGGCACCTAGATTTCATCTTGAATGCTTTGTGGGAACAAAAGGTGTCGGACACAGAAGACGACGACTGGTGA